The following proteins are encoded in a genomic region of Syngnathus acus chromosome 22, fSynAcu1.2, whole genome shotgun sequence:
- the LOC119116335 gene encoding paramyosin-like encodes MVAMKFCAASVVLLLLIDQSEVFGLLPTWERDRSFRTRTMTQDSTVPPELPVIWTELLGLRQLVLSLQAAVVEQRQSLRTTESRMRDGQEVVEKQRQQLDAMHIQMDVDRMLVLSLQAASVDQHNILWTIETRLRDSEEVEEKQRQVLVSLQVQVEADKKMASEINADLKRREEHRQEEVARLHSRVNASEGSVEDLKRKTTALADDLPFLRMRLRASERALDQLKRKSSVLASRLCLVENLKKRSSVADAEVQVHQNSSQGHTSALISEKDGQRQETKSRVETDSSNIHQNMSAFHARLLHLEGKMMTGEQHLQDIRAAVVNTLNDTETQRERLEVQMNVVKNHVEDLWTEISVKSGQLSNMEAQLGNACNNTAALEGNVKMAEAHVEKLKVLSSALEVRLNVSERLLEELKTECTALDRRLNVSDKFQEQLKTESRAQTTRVSNVESRLTNNIHSTAAVEVRLNISEKILEELKTECTAWTTHLSNVEFQLTHNIDNTEVLLRRLNMNGQKINNLKETTEDLMSRLHVLEQHGTQTSGETKVAFAAALTDSGSVGPFDQETTLIFSKVFTNIGRAYDETSGVFTAPVDGIYVFSFTAADFLKGYMGVTLYRNQQPIVSSLDLNDHGGYASATNGALIPLEAGDRVRLSLPASYRLYDDTRSFSVFSGFLLFQLEANQ; translated from the exons ATGGTTGCCATGAAGTTTTGTGCAGCATCTGTGGTTCTGCTTCTGCTCATTGACCAGTCAGAAGTCTTTGGTCTGCTTCCCACCTGGGAGCGGGACCGCTCCTTCAGGACACGGACCATGACACAGGACTCAACTGTGCCCCCGGAACTGCCCGTCATCTGGACTGAGCTGCTGGGCTTGAGACAGCTGGTGCTCAGTCTACAGGCGGCGGTGGTGGAGCAACGTCAGTCCCTCAGGACCACCGAGAGCCGCATGAGGGATGGACAGGAGGTGGTGGAGAAGCAGAGACAACAGCTGGATGCCATGCACATCCAGATGGATGTGGACCGGATGCTGGTCCTCAGTCTACAGGCAGCTTCGGTGGATCAGCACAACATCCTCTGGACTATTGAGACCCGCCTAAGGGACAGTGAAGAGGTGGAAGAGAAGCAGAGACAGGTTTTGGTCTCTCTGCAAGTCCAGGTGGAGGCAGACAAGAAGATGGCGAGCGAAATCAATGCTGATCTTAAAAGGAGGGAAGAGCACAGGCAAG AGGAAGTGGCAAGGCTGCACTCCAGAGTGAATGCCAGTGAAGGTTCTGTGGAGGACTTGAAGAGGAAGACAACAG CCCTGGCGGACGATCTTCCCTTCCTGAGGATGAGGCTGAGGGCCAGCGAGCGCGCCTTAGACCAGCTCAAAAGGAAGAGCTCAG TTCTGGCGTCTCGACTTTGCCTGGTGGAAAATCTGAAGAAGAGGAGCTCAG tGGCGGACGCTGAAGTCCAAGTCCATCAGAACTCCAGCCAGGGTCACACATCGGCCTTAATTTCAGAAAAAGACGGCCAGCGGCAGGAGACAAAGTCCCGTGTGGAAACCG ATTCATCGAATATACACCAAAACATGAGTGCTTTCCATGCTCGACTACTGCACCTCGAGGGCAAAATGATGACGGGTGAACAACACCTACAGGACATTAGAG CTGCCGTAGTGAACACGCTGAATGACACAGAGACACAAAGAGAAA GGTTGGAGGTGCAAATGAATGTGGTGAAAAATCATGTGGAAGACCTGTGGACTGAAATATCAG TCAAATCAGGTCAACTTTCCAACATGGAAGCGCAACTGGGTAACGCCTGCAACAACACTGCAG CTCTAGAAGGCAATGTGAAGATGGCTGAAGCTCATGTGGAGAAGCTGAAGGTTCTCAGCTCAG CGTTGGAGGTTCGACTCAACGTCAGTGAGAGACTTTTGGAAGAACTCAAGACTGAATgcacag CATTGGATAGGCGACTGAATGTCAGTGACAAATTTCAGGAACAACTCAAGACCGAaagcagag CTCAGACAACACGAGTTTCCAACGTGGAGTCACGATTGACTAACAACATCCACAGCACTGCAG CCGTGGAGGTCCGACTGAACATCAGTGAAAAAATTCTTGAAGAACTCAAGACTGAGTGCACAG CTTGGACAACGCACCTTTCTAACGTGGAGTTTCAACTGACACACAACATCGACAATACTGAAG TGTTGCTGAGAAGGTTAAACATGAACGGGCAGAAGATAAACAACTTGAAGGAGACAACTGAAG ATTTGATGTCACGCTTGCACGTTTTGGAGCAGCATGGCACACAGACATCAG GTGAGACCAAGGTGGCCTTTGCCGCCGCGCTGACAGACTCGGGATCCGTGGGACCCTTTGACCAGGAGACCACTTTGATCTTCTCAAAGGTTTTTACCAATATCGGACGCGCTTATGACGAGACCTCGG GTGTGTTCACGGCGCCCGTGGACGGCATTTACGTGTTCAGTTTCACGGCGGCGGACTTCCTGAAAGGCTACATGGGCGTCACCCTGTACCGCAACCAGCAGCCCATCGTCTCCAGCCTGGACCTCAACGACCACGGCGGCTATGCGTCGGCCACCAACGGCGCGCTAATCCCTCTGGAGGCGGGAGACCGCGTACGTCTCAGCCTACCCGCCAGCTACAGACTATACGATGACACGCGCAGCTTTAGTGTCTTTAGCGGATTCCTGCTTTTCCAACTGGAGGCCAACCAATAA